The sequence TGTTTACTACATTTCAGTCAATTTTGATGGCATGACTTAGTGGAGGCTTCGGACGAGTAGCATGAAGGATGTcctcattttaagaaaaataataatctcaTTATTGCGACTCATcttaaaatacatataattaaaacaatcattttttttaaaatgtaaattttttaCACAAGTGATATTATGggaggggttttttttttttttttcctcacaTACACTGTCAAAGTATCATGGGAGTTTGAAGATTACTGGTCTACAAGTCAAGGCCCTTTACCACTGAGCTAGAAATCGTTGACAAAACCATCAAGTTTTAGATACTCATACAAGGAACACTAAGTAAACCAAATCAGaaattatttgtatatttttccTATTTAACAAGAACTCAGGACTTCCTGCAACCATATGAATACTTATACATATGTAGTGaattcatatataattttataagtTATATTCTATTAAGTTAGTTATCATGGTTGAAAATCTAAATGGTTAATCGAACAAGTATTAACCATTggatttttattcaaaagatGATAAATGTCTTATTAAAATACTCTAATTGGTAAATTGTATTCTCCTTCGAATCAATTAGTCACTCCCATCTCGAGAtgttcaacaaattttttttttttttttggaatacaagcaatattttAAACTACATGAAGGATGAGATTTTCTCAGACACACATACATTACCAATGTACTATGGAGGTTCAACTTTAAGATCATTGATCTATAAGTCAAGACCCTTTTCAATTGGACTAAACCTCGTTTGGTATGTGCTCAACATTCTTTGTTCCTACTCTAATGCTATACCTCATTGCACATGGCTTCATCGTTCTAGTATGTACCAAATCAAAAAGTATAAAtcaactataaaaaaaaaaaaccttttcaTCTTGTGCTATCCTCTTTGGTGTGTTTATacaattaatataaattactaattagaTATAGTTTGATCATACTACCTTTGAAATTTGTATTGTATACGTATGTGTCTCTCCTAAGAATCTTGGCATATACTCTTTCTATTAAGggattcttcaaataattttatttgagggacacctttTAGGGTTtatcacaaattttttattttttaactatCCAAATCGTCTATATTCAAATCTTTATTCATGggtcatccttgcaaaaatttaaataaattaaaagcaCTAAGATTACAATtattaattgagtggtcaaatgattttgaattcaagttatttttttacataaatgatctttgaatgaatatcctAAATATAGATGGTTCAGATTTAAAGCACAATGTGGAGTGGGTCTAACGAGTGTCCCTCAAATTTGAGAATTCATCAACTGATCAAGCTTTATGTgtgcatatataaatttttatttttatttttgtgaaaattgagaaaaagatatataaatatatacacacacatccaTGACTTGTATGATTTAccagaggaaaaagaaagaaagaaagaaactcaaTCCATGACTTGTACTCACAAGAAGGATGCATGGCAACTGATGATCCTTTTGGTTAATTACATTAAACAACTTCAGGAGTTGACACTCTAAAGGCAGCAGTGCCTATAAAACGTAAGATTGTATCTTCTAGATTATAAGATAATACATGTTAATACGTTTCAACAATCTAAATCTTTATCATTGTCcacatataattaataattaattaattgccTTCTGCATCATCTAAACATCATTGGGTGTCCGATGCATGCATGGATTATAAGATTCTTGAATGAGTCTGATATTGTGTCATTGCAGACGTACGTGATTCCCCCCCATGAACAATAATCTAAATCCTCGCCTTCAAACTTGTAAAGCagggttatatatatatatatatatatatatatacctttgATAATGCAACATGCTGGCCCTCATTTAGAGAAATGAGCTTTGTATTTTAGAATTGTCAAATGATTGCACAATACATTTCAGCTTTTATACTAGCTTAATTGTCTCAACTTAGCATAACTTACTCTTAACAATTTTTGTCTCCTCAACTAATTCTGTTTGAGTTAGCTTTGTTGACATGGGATTGCCACATGTATATATCGAACACAAAACATCGAGTGTAGAAATAAATGTTCTTACCTGAGCTCCAAGTTCCTTACAATTTTCGATTCAGCTTGATTTAATCCTTTAATTCTTGTTGATTCCCAAGCGTAAGAATAGTCATAAACAAAAAGGATCTATACCTTATTAATTCCTACAAAATACCAAATTGATGATAGAAACTATAGGAAAATCTCCTTGATTTTGTTCAACATCCAAAGACTGTCTAGACCAAGCCATAAGATAACTTTGATACTTATGGAACAGGTAAATTCGAAATGTTGtctgaaaatataaaataaatggcAAAAAACACGAAATTGCCCAAATTGACTAAAAACTTATAAAGCTGTTTATTCCCAGCCTTATTTGGCTAAAATCACTCGTACCACTGCATATCGGTGAGTTTTCTTCAGCATGCCAAGTTCTTCAAAATGATGTATTATTGGTGAAAAACATATATCTAGAGCTCTAAATATGCCACTTACGTATGTCAAGTTGGTAAAAATATTGTAAGTGATGAAGGGTTTAGGTTAGGGTAGAAACAACGTATATGcttatatgatttttattttatttttacacaaGCAATGTTGGGGTTGGGGGGAGGGAAATCAAACCTAGGACCTCGAGTGCATGGATAAATACTTTTAATCACTTGAGTTACAAGCTCCTTACTACACTTATATGAAccttaaaaagtaaaagacgATGACATAAAACTTCTAATCCATGAGATAGTTCCCTGGAGAATATATAGCCATGCCCTAGATAGTACAGCCTGATGTGAGCAAATGGAGCTATGAAAATCAAATGGAGATCTCAAATGAAAGATATAGGAATTTTGTCTGCTTTTTGAGAGGAGCAATGGACTAAAGATTTGATAGATATTGTGGCTGAGATAGGAGATCACAGATGTGGGTTGtatcagttttttttgttggttttcatTTGAGTTTGCTTTACACAATAATAGAGGGCTAAATATTCAAGTCAACATAGTGAGTTAGGTTAGGATTAAACTAGGTCATCGTTCAAATTCCATGAAATATAACATGAAAAAATAACTCGAAACTAAAACTATTGTTTttatatctttttcttttatcgtTACTTTTCAATGTGAATTATGTGAGATAAAAATGCCAACATGCTACGTGgtgtattaaatttaataaaatgttTATATTTCCGTATACAAATATTAAGAACTAGATCACATTCCTTAACGCAAACATAACAAATCTTCCACTCTCTTTTCTTACAAACTCTATAATTCTCATGTCCTTAATTTAGATATATATCAAAATCCAATACAAAATGGGTAGTAGGTAATTTTCCAGTTGAGGCAAGATGTGATATGTTAttctaataaataaaaaaagtcaaaGCAGTTCTCTCCTAACTGGGATCCCAGTATAACGCTGGAGCTAGCCTCGCTGTCTTGTTGGGAGACGACGTCACAAATTGCGTAGGCATGGCGGGAAGTATCGTTTTCAAGATTCGCACTTAGGCTCACCGCACGAAACGTGTCCCTGTCTGTAGCTTCTCGGGTTTAGGGTTCCCTTGGAATTTTCTGGCATTGCACTGTGGTCTATATTTCGGGCTCCTTGACATGCCATCGTAGTGGGATTTGGTAGTTGAATTTTATGGGAAGTATTTGGGGTTTGTTGGCTTCTGATTGAGATTTTCAGACAGTTTTGGGAGGAAGGAAAGCAATCAATCAGTCAATCTCTCATGTATTTTGGGAGCTAATGAGTTTTGAAACTAGTTTAACCTTTTTCTATACCCTTTTAGTTGGGTGGTTGAGgttggtatatatatagttatggAGTTGTTTGACAATTGACATTGAGGTATAGAAATGttaatttggaatttttctaTAGTAGGATTTATACTTAAAGTGAACGAGATTGTGGCCGTTAGATTGATAAGTTTATCATCTTCTACTATTGTTATAGATTATTCAcaattcattgattttttttctttttaattatgtataaTGCATGTGTACCCAGTTTCCCTATTAATTTGATCAACAATAACATGTtttttcaggaaaaaaaaaaaactatagcATATCTTCAATCAACGTATTTTTCCTAAAAACTTACCGTGAGTGAGATTAAATTTGTTAGTCTTCTTGATTGAGAGAAAATAACTTGTTCAAATGATATAaaggtttgtttgttttcacattttttatttttctttataataaaatattgataCTGCACTTGTTATGTCACTAATTTAACAAAAGTGATGTGACTTCAAAAGATATTGAAAAATTCCAACCTTATGGTGCATTCTTAACCTTTAGGATAAAATGAAATTGGCCCTATTTAAAAAGGACCCTTGTGACAAACACACATGCATTTTGGTTTGGGAATGGCAATGACACTTTAGCAGAGGTATTTGTACTCCATCCGGCGAAAGGTCAATGTCCATGGCAGTATCCAAGATCTTGACTTGCTTTATTTATGTACACATGCTTGCTTTAGGCCCACCTGCAAAGAATATAATTCATCCTTCAaccttttttaaatatatgacTCTCTCAACAGTCTCAATTCAGAATCTGATGGAGCAGTCCAAACACCAGATTGGATTTAAAACTGGGCCTCCTAAATACCACACGAAAGCATGTATAACCTGAAAATTTGGGCCTTTCTATCAacccaaaaacataaaacaaaagaacaaactGGAAAGCAAATTCTGGATTGATGCCTTCAACTGGGGTTGATTTGGAATGGCTGGCCACGAGACCTTATAATATATCGAAGGgagtaaataaaaaagtagGCAAGTTATATCAGCAGTGATAACTTTTTAAATTCGACAAATGAGTAGAAAACATGCCACTTTAAATTGTTAGAGTACAATTTTACCTACTTCTGAATGTGCTCGCTGTTTCGGTGAACTGGGAGTACACCcccaacaaacaacaaaaacctCAGCAGCCCCTTGAAGATGCTCCTCATCAAAtgtcaataaaaaataaacaaacgaCGTAACAAGTTAACAACCATACCtccttgctttgctttgcGATCAACCTTTACCAGACCACAAGACCCACTAGTAGTTCTATTTCAGtcatccaaataaaaaaataaaaaaagaaaaagaaaaacaactcGTTTAAGACTGGAAGTCAAAAACTCTGCATAATCTCTGCCTGCCTCCCAAGCatcatgaagaagaagaggcagAGCATCCACAAGGCCACCTCTCACCTGCACAACCCAATAACCCAAACACCAATTTTCACAAATTCAATTTCACAACTCACCCTTTTCATctttctctcactctcactcacgcccttatctctctcttcttcttcttcatcctcacTACCCAAAAAGCCACCTCCTCTTCCCATTCTGCCCCTCCCCTCAGCTCCCCAGCTCCAATGGCAACTTGGGCACATGGCCATGTTTCTCCATTTTGGACCCAACACCTTCACAGACTCAGAATGGGGCACAGGCCACGTTGACCCTTCAGCCTTCAACCCCACCAAGCTCAATGCCACTCAGTGGGTCAAAGTGGCCAAAGACTCGGGCTTTTCCCGCGTAATTCTCACTGCAAAGCACCACGATGGGTTCTGCTTGTGGCCCACTGAGTACACCAACTACTCGGTGAGCTCCAGCCCCTGGAggaatggtggtggtgatgttGTTGGTGAGCTGGCTATGGCTGCTAGGGAAGCAGGTATTGGATTGGGGCTTTACCTTTCGCCGTGGGATCGGCATGAACCGTTCTATGGGAAGACTTTGGAGTATAACGAGTTCTACATGGGGCAAATGACAGAATTGCTGACAAGGTACATTTTTCTGTTgaattttgaatgttttagtGTTTTTGTGAATTGGGgttgtttgattttattgatgAGTAAGCGGTTTTCTTTAAGTATGATCAATTTGCATTCTCTgcaattttgttaatttggttgagtttttttatttattcttattGTGTGGAACTGGAATTGTGTTTTGCATTTTTGGAATCGATGTTATGGATTTCAAAGTGTTCTGTGCTTATATGAGTTATGTGCAATTATGTAAATTAAGTTCTCAGACCTCTGCTTGATGGTTTTGTTTTAGCATTTCATGTTCCGTACAATTCAGTCTTTTATGTGATCTCTTGAATTGAGTTGATATGTATTTTGTCACAATATTTGTGATGTTTGTTTTAACTGATTATcaagtttatgttttaattcATCTGTGTTGCTTCAAGTTGGCTGATTGGAGAATTTGTTTGAACTTTTGcttctttgatttttgatgAATTTCTTGGACAGATGTTCAATGACTTGTGGtggttttttcaaaattataaataggtACGGAGAGATCAAGGAGGTGTGGTTGGATGGTGCAAAGGGGGAGGGGGAGAAAGACAtggaatatttttttgattctTGGTTTAGTCTCATTCATCAACTCCAGCCAGGGGCTGTCATTTTTTCCGATGCTGGTCCTGACACCAGGTGGGTTGGGGATGAAGCTGGCGTTGCCGGGTCTACTTGTTGGTCTCTTTTCAATCGGAGTGATGCAAAGATCGGCGACACTGATTACCAGTGAGTTCACTCTTCTTACATTAGCTTTTCTGTGTTTCTCTAGTAGTTGGagatatatgtatgtatgtatacgTATGTGCGCATTCAGATACACAGACATCTATTTATCTGCACTGTTTCTATATGCTTAAAAGATCCTATTGAGAGAACCTGTGAGGCTGCAATCAGCACCTATCTTTTTATGCACcatctttttttctccaaGAGCTATGAGTTAATATGATGGGCATATCTAACAGATATTCAAGTGGAGGAGACCCATTTGGTCATGATTGGGTACCAGCTGAGTGTGATGTCTCAATCAGACCTGGTTGGTTTTGGCATTTGTCAGAACTTCCAAAATCTGCAAGGACTCTTCTTGACCTATACTACAAATCAGCTGGCAGAAATTGTCTCTTGTTACTTAATGTACCCCCAAACTCTTCAGGTCTCATATCATCAGAAGATATCCAAGTGCTTCAAGAATTCAGTGAGCTCCGGAGGTCAATATTCTCACATAATCTGGCCATAAATGCCCTTATCAATGCAAGCTGTACGCGAGGAGGTAGTAGCCATTCTTGGTTCAACCCCTACAATGTCGTCAAAGAAGGTATTCAGTCCTATTGGGCCCCTGAGGTAAATCAGTCTAATTGGATTCTATACTTGAACCTTCAAGAAATAGTATCATTCAACATTCTGCAAGTTCAAGAGCCAATTCAAATGGGACAGCGGGTTATTGAGTTCCATCTTGAGGTCCTGAATGAAGATGGGGAGTGGAATGAAGTAATTAATGGCACCACAATCGGATATCAAAGGCTTCTGCAATTTCCGACGGTAAAATCTCAGTACTTGAGGTTTGTTATTGACAAGGCCCGGGCAGACCCTCTTATTTCCTACTTGGGTATATATATGGATGAATTTTCCATTTTGAGCAACTTATCTAATACAACCTCACAAGCAGGCATCAATGGCAGTCAAGTTCTGCATGGCCATATTGAATCCAATCATTCTCAAATTTCTGCCATATAGTGTTTGTATATTTCCATTGAATGTAAATATACtatcatcttcaattttttctcctttctaaTTGGCATGTGTCTTAaccttttttgtgtgtgtgtgtgtgtgtgtgtgtgtgtgtattgaATCCAACCATTCTCAAATTGCTGCCATTGCCATATAGtgtttttttgtatatttccATTGCATGGAAATATTCTAGAGGCATTATTTGGATGaccataaaattaattaaagaattaCTTCTATGAATTCTTCACTTTGGTTTTTCATACTTTAATCTAACATCTCCTTTGAGATGTTTGTAAGGAAACCATCAAGATTATAGTGATCgccttatatataaaacacgATTTATACATCAGAGCTTATGTCTTAATAACGAACATTAAAGCAAGAAACTAGATTAGTATTTGAAACCCAACAACGCAAGCAACATGACAGCACAAGATACATCATATAAACCTATAACCTAAGTAATTTTGATATCGTGCAGAAGCCTTGCAGCCATTGAGCCATATCTTCTAGCTTCCCAATCAGTAAGTTTACCACTCTGCGGTCTTCTCACTGGCTCACAATCTTCCTCAACCTCTTCATCAAGAGAACTGTTTTCACCTTTTTCCTTGCTGCTTTCGACTTCATCATCTTTCTCAACGATCACCTTAACTGTGTTTTCTGCACTTGTCTCAACTTCATCAACTTTCTGATCAATCACCTTAGCCGCTTCTTCCTCTCCAGCCTCCACTTCATCGTCTTTCTCATCAATCACCTCAACTGCATTGTCTGCATACCCCTCTGGAGGCTTTAATGTCATAATGTAAAGTTGAATATCTGGATGCTGGTAGGTACCGTCCATCTGCAGGAGTtcggaaaaagaaaatttcttgtatttaagaaaattaaacaaaggTAAGAGTGAATATTCTCCGAAGCTCAAGGCAAAGTGGGGATGCCAGAAAAGCATTAATCTTATATGTGGTGCATTATGAATGACGCAAGACCCTGCAATAAGTTAGCCCCCAAGAATATCAACAATTCAATCCATGCACTAACATGCAATCTACATGTCACGGGAACCAGGAATTTCACTTGCAAACCACATGGACAAGTATTTGGATTTGCATTACAAAAACTAAACTGTACCTTAGAATTTGGAACAGTTTTCACATCGAAGTTTCTtctccacatttgaagcatttGCTCATGGACACTTGTAGACCGAATCTCATACCCAATCTTCCCAATTGAAACAACCAGTGCATCAATAACAATTTttaggaaaaaataattaaagctaAAACCTAGGAAGCAGCATACCAAAATTGTAGTTTTAGGCCCTGATAATGCAAACATTGTCTGCAACAGTGGTTCCAAGAGATTTTCTTTATACACCTTAAAGCCAAGTAAGTTGAAAATTGATCAGTTATAACGACATAAAAAGACTAGGACATCAGggtgaaataaattataagcACAACACAAGTAAGAAACCTTTAGAAATTTGATTGAAAGGAATCCTAAGTTCACATATTTGTTTGTGTCATATGGCCTATACCATAGTTGTAATCATTTGTCATTGTAGGTCAAGAAAACTGCAGAAACtaaagttttcaattttcagctGAAACTCAGTGAACTTACAACATCAGTGCCAATAATGTAGTCAAATGGTGGACCAACAGCTCTTATATGATCCTTATCTCCCCAGCTCAACTCCGCTGCCTCGATCGAACCAAATGAGTCTACAAAGAACATAACTTTCATGAGTTGTGAGAAAAAATCTAGAAAAGGCAATTAAATTGACCAAACCAATCAAAAAGAccagttttgttttgtaatgtTACTTCGTTCTTGTTGAGTTCAGTTTATTAAACTCAAAGAACAGAAACAATTGTTGCAGTTGGTGGGTTTAAATACGGGCTACACAAACCGAGTAgccatatataaaatatacagtTGCAAGTGACAAGACATTATTGGTTATGCCATTGAGGATACGGAAACTAATACATGCACATGGTATTGAATATTGTTCAAAACATTCAAACAACAGAAACAATTGTTGCAGTTGGCAGGTTTAAATACGGGCTACACAAACCGAATGgccatatataaaatatacagtTGCAAGTGACAAGACATAATTGGTTCTGCCACTGAGGATATGGGAACTAATACATGCACATGGTATTGAATATTGTTCTAAACATTCAAACCAAACCAGACCAGAATTCATTTGTGTGATCCTTGAAGTATTCCGTTCAACATTTCTCATTAGTAATGGCAAAACCTCCACTTGATCTGTTGTAACCACATCGCAACCCAGTAATGCCATGCCTGAAAGAGCAAAATGAGATAAGACTTGGAGCAAAACACCTGAGAAAGCAAAGTAAACTTGACCCATTTCAAgcaggaaaataataaaaagctGTATAGATTAACTTCAACATGAATTTAACAGGAAAAAGTAAACTCACCAAACCCAGCTACTCCGCAACCTGCTCCAAGTTCAATGACACGTTTTCCTTTAAGCTTAGCTGGGGAGAACCTTCCCTTTCTGCAATTCTTTTCCTGGAAAAGCCAATAAAGTCAGATGTagatttataaacaaaaaattatgcCACAAAGGTAAAGTACATATTGACATGTGATCTGCTCTGGAACCAAAACATAACCAATACTGAACTGAAAGGAAAGCCTAACTCCAGCTACAGAATGAAAATCTATACCTAGAgcagaaaaattattttctcaaaattaacaaaatttgcTGCAGGCTGTGTCACTGCCCTCGGTGGGAAAGGTAGCAGAGTTTGGGCTTTGCCTGCtctttaaaagataaaaactttCTGGCTCGGCACAGGAAACCGCAGACAACAACATAAAGGAGGGGGTCCATATAGCTGCTGCACCCACCCCCTTcttagtaatttttttttttggtcagacCCCCTTCTTAGTAAATGAAGCAAAAGGATC comes from Prunus dulcis chromosome 6, ALMONDv2, whole genome shotgun sequence and encodes:
- the LOC117631153 gene encoding alpha-L-fucosidase 1, whose protein sequence is MKKKRQSIHKATSHLHNPITQTPIFTNSISQLTLFIFLSLSLTPLSLSSSSSSSLPKKPPPLPILPLPSAPQLQWQLGHMAMFLHFGPNTFTDSEWGTGHVDPSAFNPTKLNATQWVKVAKDSGFSRVILTAKHHDGFCLWPTEYTNYSVSSSPWRNGGGDVVGELAMAAREAGIGLGLYLSPWDRHEPFYGKTLEYNEFYMGQMTELLTRYGEIKEVWLDGAKGEGEKDMEYFFDSWFSLIHQLQPGAVIFSDAGPDTRWVGDEAGVAGSTCWSLFNRSDAKIGDTDYQYSSGGDPFGHDWVPAECDVSIRPGWFWHLSELPKSARTLLDLYYKSAGRNCLLLLNVPPNSSGLISSEDIQVLQEFSELRRSIFSHNLAINALINASCTRGGSSHSWFNPYNVVKEGIQSYWAPEVNQSNWILYLNLQEIVSFNILQVQEPIQMGQRVIEFHLEVLNEDGEWNEVINGTTIGYQRLLQFPTVKSQYLRFVIDKARADPLISYLGIYMDEFSILSNLSNTTSQAGINGSQVLHGHIESNHSQISAI
- the LOC117631154 gene encoding protein-lysine methyltransferase METTL21D isoform X1 — encoded protein: MEPDRLNSPTTFTMNLEVLGHDLQFAQDPNSKHLGTTVWDASLVFVKFLEKNCRKGRFSPAKLKGKRVIELGAGCGVAGFGMALLGCDVVTTDQVEVLPLLMRNVERNTSRITQMNSDSFGSIEAAELSWGDKDHIRAVGPPFDYIIGTDVVYKENLLEPLLQTMFALSGPKTTILIGYEIRSTSVHEQMLQMWRRNFDVKTVPNSKMDGTYQHPDIQLYIMTLKPPEGYADNAVEVIDEKDDEVEAGEEEAAKVIDQKVDEVETSAENTVKVIVEKDDEVESSKEKGENSSLDEEVEEDCEPVRRPQSGKLTDWEARRYGSMAARLLHDIKIT
- the LOC117631154 gene encoding protein-lysine methyltransferase METTL21D isoform X2, with amino-acid sequence MEPDRLNSPTTFTMNLEVLGHDLQFAQEKNCRKGRFSPAKLKGKRVIELGAGCGVAGFGMALLGCDVVTTDQVEVLPLLMRNVERNTSRITQMNSDSFGSIEAAELSWGDKDHIRAVGPPFDYIIGTDVVYKENLLEPLLQTMFALSGPKTTILIGYEIRSTSVHEQMLQMWRRNFDVKTVPNSKMDGTYQHPDIQLYIMTLKPPEGYADNAVEVIDEKDDEVEAGEEEAAKVIDQKVDEVETSAENTVKVIVEKDDEVESSKEKGENSSLDEEVEEDCEPVRRPQSGKLTDWEARRYGSMAARLLHDIKIT